The Oreochromis niloticus isolate F11D_XX unplaced genomic scaffold, O_niloticus_UMD_NMBU tig00000744_pilon, whole genome shotgun sequence genome has a segment encoding these proteins:
- the LOC109199735 gene encoding uncharacterized protein LOC109199735 isoform X1 — MKTPSASLLLGVCVLLLSAPTVSAVSLSVSPNLQQFFSGSSSVSLSCDDDGQTADGWTVKRTRGGLTEDCGAAAGFGRVHGSSCVLDRSVSSDGSYFCENSSGQQSDEVSIIVSDKGAILEIPALPVRTGNDLTMRCRERSGDTAAAYFSFNGRPVGSGTAAELVIRRVKQSDEGLYSCATDAFGSSPQSFLRVRGPPQHRSSDSTPPVNSSVDTPSSPPQGLTSFLTALIAGLVPVVLLVLLLVLVRLLFHCKKQNEANDTHQADTDVVYSDVRILTADFLGPVPDSALNP; from the exons ATGAAGACCCCGTCTGCCTCTCTGCTCCTCG gtgtgtgtgtgctgctgctgtctgcaccgactgtttctgcag tgtctctgtctgtcagtccaAACCTTCAGCAGTTCTTCAGTGGATCTTCTTcagtgtctctgagctgtgatgATGATGGACAGACAGCTGATGGATGGACAGTGAAGAGGACCAGAGGAGGACTCACTGAGGACTGTGGAGCAGCTGCAGGCTTTGGGAGGGTTCATGGTTCCTCCTGTGTTCTGGATCGCTCCGTCTCCTCTGATGGAAGTTACTTCTGTGAGAACTCATCTGGACAGCAGAGCGATGAAGTGTCCATCATTGTTTCAG ATAAAGGTGCGATTCTAGAGATTCCTGCACTTCCTGTGAGGACAGGAAATGATCTCACTATGCGTTGCAGAGAGAGGAGCggtgacacagctgctgcttaTTTCTCCTTTAATGGACGTCCTGTTGGATCTGGAACAGCGGCAGAGCTCGTCATCAGAAGGGTTAAACAGTCTGATGAAGGTCTCTACTCGTGTGCTACTGACGCATTTGGATCGTCTCCTCAGAGCTTtctgagggtcagag GTCCTCCTCAGCACAGGAGCTCAGACTCCACTCCTCCTGTGAACTCTTCTGTTGACACTCCTTCATCACCTCCTCAGGGTCTCACCTCCTTTCTCACTGCACTCATAGCAGGCCTGGTTCCTGTGGTTCTTCTGGTTCTGCTCTTGGTTCTAGTTCGACTTCTTTTCCACtgcaaaaagcaaaatgaagCAAATG ATACACATCAAGCTGATACAGATGTTGTCTACTCTGACGTGAGGATTCTCACTGCAG ATTTCCTTGGACCTGTCCCTGATTCTGCCCTGAATCCCTGA
- the LOC109199735 gene encoding uncharacterized protein LOC109199735 isoform X2 translates to MKTPSASLLLGVCVLLLSAPTVSAVSLSVSPNLQQFFSGSSSVSLSCDDDGQTADGWTVKRTRGGLTEDCGAAAGFGRVHGSSCVLDRSVSSDGSYFCENSSGQQSDEVSIIVSDKGAILEIPALPVRTGNDLTMRCRERSGDTAAAYFSFNGRPVGSGTAAELVIRRVKQSDEGLYSCATDAFGSSPQSFLRVRGPPQHRSSDSTPPVNSSVDTPSSPPQGLTSFLTALIAGLVPVVLLVLLLVLVRLLFHCKKQNEANDTHQADTDVVYSDVRILTAEQSADPGVVIHH, encoded by the exons ATGAAGACCCCGTCTGCCTCTCTGCTCCTCG gtgtgtgtgtgctgctgctgtctgcaccgactgtttctgcag tgtctctgtctgtcagtccaAACCTTCAGCAGTTCTTCAGTGGATCTTCTTcagtgtctctgagctgtgatgATGATGGACAGACAGCTGATGGATGGACAGTGAAGAGGACCAGAGGAGGACTCACTGAGGACTGTGGAGCAGCTGCAGGCTTTGGGAGGGTTCATGGTTCCTCCTGTGTTCTGGATCGCTCCGTCTCCTCTGATGGAAGTTACTTCTGTGAGAACTCATCTGGACAGCAGAGCGATGAAGTGTCCATCATTGTTTCAG ATAAAGGTGCGATTCTAGAGATTCCTGCACTTCCTGTGAGGACAGGAAATGATCTCACTATGCGTTGCAGAGAGAGGAGCggtgacacagctgctgcttaTTTCTCCTTTAATGGACGTCCTGTTGGATCTGGAACAGCGGCAGAGCTCGTCATCAGAAGGGTTAAACAGTCTGATGAAGGTCTCTACTCGTGTGCTACTGACGCATTTGGATCGTCTCCTCAGAGCTTtctgagggtcagag GTCCTCCTCAGCACAGGAGCTCAGACTCCACTCCTCCTGTGAACTCTTCTGTTGACACTCCTTCATCACCTCCTCAGGGTCTCACCTCCTTTCTCACTGCACTCATAGCAGGCCTGGTTCCTGTGGTTCTTCTGGTTCTGCTCTTGGTTCTAGTTCGACTTCTTTTCCACtgcaaaaagcaaaatgaagCAAATG ATACACATCAAGCTGATACAGATGTTGTCTACTCTGACGTGAGGATTCTCACTGCAG AGCAGTCAGCTGATCCAGGTGTTGTTATTCATCACTGA